From the genome of Spinacia oleracea cultivar Varoflay chromosome 2, BTI_SOV_V1, whole genome shotgun sequence, one region includes:
- the LOC110795394 gene encoding RING-H2 finger protein ATL13 → MEHPSMLLPPPPRPPLLPPPPPHHKSFQPSALNLDNKINPSIILIIIILAIIFFVSGLLHLLVRFLLRPSQRNPDEFLENVTALQGQLQQLFHLHDAGVDQSFIDTLPVFQYKTIIGLKDPFDCAVCLCEFEPDDKLRLLPKCSHAFHVDCIDTWLLSHSTCPLCRASLLQDFGATNNFSPVVCVLESGSNTVESSRELERGNSSNHRDEFGSNRSDTAEEVAKTKKKEDKIVTVKLGKFRNVDGGEGSSDIITTTNNSSNNNNTQNGGGGGGGGVGGGSGGGNNLGSRRCYSMGSFAYVLDDATSLQVPIRTPIKKARTTTKNKSGLKAGQRSAMSEYGGGDSRREFNGIDAFRSLEILGNNNNGGGSGSTSNKESFSISKIWLRGNGDKNNKKSGNVIGNGNGNGNGNVIGISNGNGNGNVIIGNGNGNGNGNEMDRSSRRTISEFEVDVSELGIDEETQSCYSVDSLANPTTTTSSTRRTLLWLMGRQNKIVHNHSSSFSSNI, encoded by the coding sequence ATGGAGCATCCATCAATGTTACTACCTCCGCCACCGCGGCCACCCCTacttccaccaccaccaccgcaccACAAAAGTTTTCAGCCTTCAGCCTTAAATTTAGacaacaaaatcaacccaaGTATCATCCTAATCATAATCATCCTGGCAATAATATTTTTCGTTTCGGGATTACTTCACCTTTTAGTTAGATTTTTACTAAGACCTAGCCAAAGAAACCCAGATGAATTTCTGGAAAATGTGACCGCACTCCAAGGGCAGTTACAGCAACTCTTCCATCTTCACGATGCTGGTGTTGATCAATCTTTCATTGACACTCTCCCTGTTTTTCAGTACAAAACGATTATCGGTCTTAAAGACCCTTTCGATTGCGCTGTCTGTTTGTGCGAGTTCGAGCCTGATGATAAGTTGAGGCTGTTACCGAAATGTAGCCATGCTTTTCATGTCGATTGCATTGATACATGGCTTCTTTCTCACTCCACTTGCCCGCTTTGTCGAGCGAGCTTGCTGCAGGACTTTGGGGCTACAAATAATTTCTCACCGGTTGTTTGTGTTCTTGAATCGGGGAGTAACACTGTGGAAAGCTCCCGGGAGTTGGAGAGGGGGAATAGTTCGAATCATCGGGATGAATTCGGGTCAAACCGGAGTGACACGGCGGAGGAGGTTGCAAAgacgaagaagaaggaagataaGATTGTTACGGTTAAGCTGGGGAAGTTCAGAAATGTGGACGGCGGTGAAGGAAGTAGTGATATTATTACTACTACAAATAAcagtagtaataataataatactcaaaatggtggtggtggcggtggcggcGGCGTTGGCGGCGGAAGTGGTGGTGGAAATAATCTGGGTTCGAGGCGGTGTTACTCCATGGGATCATTTGCGTACGTTTTAGACGACGCAACATCATTGCAAGTACCTATAAGAACGCCGATAAAGAAGGCGAGAACGACTACTAAAAACAAATCCGGGTTAAAAGCCGGGCAAAGATCCGCAATGTCGGAGTACGGAGGTGGCGATTCGAGGAGGGAGTTCAACGGGATCGACGCTTTTCGAAGCCTCGAGATTCTTGGGAATAATAACAATGGTGGTGGAAGTGGGAGTACTAGTAACAAAGAAAGTTTTTCGATCTCGAAGATTTGGTTAAGAGGTAATGGagataaaaataacaaaaaatcaGGGAACGTTATAGGCAACGGAAATGGTAACGGTAACGGGAACGTTATTGGCATTAGCAATGGAAATGGTAATGGAAATGTTATTATTGGCAACGGAAATGGTAATGGTAACGGGAATGAGATGGATAGGTCATCGAGGAGGACGATTTCGGAGTTTGAAGTAGATGTGAGTGAATTAGGAATTGATGAAGAGACACAAAGTTGTTATAGTGTTGATTCACTTGCAAATCCAACTACAACAACATCTTCTACTAGAAGAACACTTCTTTGGCTAATGGGAAGACAAAACAAGATTGTTCATAATCATTCATCCTCCTTTTCATCAAATATTTAG